From Rhodoferax sp. AJA081-3, the proteins below share one genomic window:
- a CDS encoding RNA polymerase sigma factor, whose amino-acid sequence MPRAETHLVEAARLGDSAAISELLVVCQPDLKRFARRTCSTTEDAEDAVQVALWQLYRKVGLLRCAATFTTWMFRIVERECYRLYRRATGTEPLDEVLEHDLPAAPQTPIDLRLDLARAMERLTPPYREVLILRDVHELTAPEVAAQLGLSLEAVKSRLHRARAQVREHLLASGYWLKDGAPEPVTERG is encoded by the coding sequence ATGCCACGCGCCGAGACACATTTAGTTGAAGCCGCCCGCCTGGGCGACTCGGCGGCCATTTCAGAGCTGCTGGTCGTGTGCCAGCCAGATCTGAAGCGGTTTGCCCGGCGCACCTGCTCCACCACCGAGGACGCGGAAGACGCGGTGCAGGTTGCGCTGTGGCAGCTCTACCGCAAGGTGGGCTTGCTGCGCTGCGCGGCTACTTTCACAACCTGGATGTTCCGGATTGTGGAGCGCGAGTGTTACCGCCTGTACCGGCGCGCCACAGGCACCGAGCCGCTAGACGAAGTGCTGGAGCACGACCTGCCAGCCGCGCCCCAAACACCCATAGACCTGCGGCTGGACCTGGCCCGCGCCATGGAGCGGCTCACCCCGCCCTACCGCGAGGTGCTGATACTGCGCGACGTGCACGAACTCACCGCCCCAGAGGTTGCCGCCCAGTTGGGCCTGAGCCTGGAGGCGGTCAAGAGCCGCCTGCACCGGGCCCGCGCCCAGGTGCGCGAACATTTGTTGGCCAGCGGCTACTGGCTCAAAGACGGCGCGCCAGAGCCTGTGACTGAACGCGGGTGA